The DNA sequence ACTGACCCAACCTCTTTCGTGGAACTTCTGTTCGTTCCGTCAGacatcctcttctcctctccagccatccgacatcaccaaccaaacaCAAAGCGCAAAAatgccccccaaaaccctcctgctccaaaccctcccccccatcctcctcaacctcgccaccctcatcctctgctGCTTGGTGATCTTTTCCGGCTTCAacaactccctcacctccatccACTGGCTCAAGGTATTtatttccttcttttcccgtGGGAACCCCTTATATCTGCTAACTATCCCCAGATCGACAACAcagccatctccctccccacccccctcccctcctcggtCCCCCTAAAAGACCTCTCAACCCTAGCCGGAACCGACtacctctccccttcctcctcccccctcccagaccacgcaaccctccacctcctgaCGGAAtgctccctcacccccgcaTCAACAACCTGCTCCCCCCCCGACATCAACTTCTGGTTCCGCCCCGAACGCGACCTCAAACTCTCCGAGCCCTCCCGCACCCACaactccatcctcttcaaggACTCCCTCCGTTCCTACACCCGCTCGGCACGCTTCATCGAGTGGTCTTTCATCGTGGGTGTGATCTGCGCTCTTTCCGCCCCGGTGGAGAGCTACTTCTCCCCTTTGCTGGCAAGTATAACATGCGGGTTTGGGATGCTGTTCCTTGGCGCAGGGACGATAACAGGCGCCGTGATTTACAAGCGACTTTCCGACGCGATCAATGATGTCTTTGGCGGGTTTGGGATCGCGGCCAAGAACGGGGGCTGGCCGgtggcgttggggttggtggcggctgggttgtttgggggggcgTGTGGGGGGTATGTGATTGCTTATAGGAggcagaaggggaaggggtggaagatgggggggggTAGTGAAag is a window from the Podospora pseudocomata strain CBS 415.72m chromosome 6, whole genome shotgun sequence genome containing:
- a CDS encoding hypothetical protein (EggNog:ENOG503PEMP; COG:S); its protein translation is MPPKTLLLQTLPPILLNLATLILCCLVIFSGFNNSLTSIHWLKIDNTAISLPTPLPSSVPLKDLSTLAGTDYLSPSSSPLPDHATLHLLTECSLTPASTTCSPPDINFWFRPERDLKLSEPSRTHNSILFKDSLRSYTRSARFIEWSFIVGVICALSAPVESYFSPLLASITCGFGMLFLGAGTITGAVIYKRLSDAINDVFGGFGIAAKNGGWPVALGLVAAGLFGGACGGYVIAYRRQKGKGWKMGGGSERGVEGGEVDVPLVGGYEKQNNGGQRQPQQQQQQQQQGVVMGHRDVERRMEDDWAAPDEYSGRRGDGNNTKGSSNVPLVSMGAGGNNRQTRDLNTAYEPYSRGQF